A portion of the Leifsonia sp. EB41 genome contains these proteins:
- a CDS encoding sensor histidine kinase, protein MVSGSLTQLSAEEAARLDVRITDELVRRLTTRGSALTADPVVVEQVAAQVHMILRRTFASLSISVEDAPPPAPPSGVGRRRAEQNIHPSDSLTAATLLFDIALTELTIDHQDGSAVARALNAAIMDEVVPASLAYVDALLERLAVAHTEERLGISRELHDRVAHGIAAGIQRVRLSRQLTSSAAGRIAEALDLLESALEETRSLALDLRHSVGDKLLDQAILDYVADLVSDPPHVDATSEGTPRSLPAGVQEEAFIIVREAIHNARRHSRAGRITVVSNWGSDRLMISVSDDGVGFERDTIRPGALGLIAAQERAELIGADLSIDSRPGAGTTVALTIARREFVA, encoded by the coding sequence GTGGTCTCCGGTAGCCTCACCCAACTCTCCGCGGAGGAGGCTGCCCGTCTCGACGTCCGCATCACCGACGAACTGGTTCGCCGGCTGACCACGCGAGGGAGCGCGCTCACCGCTGATCCTGTGGTCGTCGAGCAGGTGGCCGCGCAGGTTCACATGATTCTGCGGCGCACGTTCGCATCCCTCTCCATCTCCGTCGAGGATGCGCCCCCGCCCGCACCGCCCTCCGGAGTCGGGAGGAGACGAGCTGAGCAGAACATCCATCCCAGCGACAGCCTCACTGCGGCGACCCTCCTGTTCGACATCGCTCTGACCGAACTCACGATCGACCACCAGGACGGGTCGGCGGTCGCCCGCGCGCTCAACGCGGCGATCATGGATGAAGTCGTGCCGGCATCGCTGGCGTATGTCGATGCGCTGCTGGAACGTCTGGCGGTCGCCCACACCGAGGAAAGACTCGGGATCTCACGCGAACTCCACGATCGAGTCGCACACGGGATCGCCGCCGGGATCCAGCGCGTCCGCCTCAGCCGGCAACTGACCAGCTCCGCAGCGGGACGCATCGCCGAAGCGCTCGACCTTCTGGAGTCGGCTTTGGAGGAGACACGCTCCCTGGCCCTCGACCTCCGGCACTCCGTCGGCGACAAGCTCCTCGATCAGGCGATCCTCGACTACGTCGCCGATCTCGTCTCGGACCCGCCGCACGTTGACGCCACAAGCGAGGGCACCCCGCGGTCCCTGCCGGCCGGTGTCCAGGAGGAAGCGTTCATCATCGTTCGCGAAGCCATCCATAACGCACGCCGCCACTCCCGCGCCGGCCGCATCACCGTGGTCTCGAACTGGGGCTCCGACCGGTTGATGATCAGCGTTTCGGACGACGGAGTCGGCTTCGAGCGCGACACGATCCGGCCGGGCGCTCTCGGCCTCATCGCCGCCCAGGAACGCGCAGAACTCATCGGCGCGGACTTGTCGATCGACTCCCGCCCGGGAGCCGGGACCACAGTGGCTTTGACGATCGCACGCCGGGAGTTCGTCGCATGA
- a CDS encoding response regulator, with protein MTRTVVLADDHALFRKGVRALIERDFDVVGEASDGDAAIRLAVDTAPDVLLLDVEMPGPPPEQTISTVRRRSPKTAVIILTMHTDAVLQRQLARAGASAFADKSISEDALHRLIATALPHAASPPDEGLQKSPPDRVLTERELEVIRMIAQAYTNREISKRLNITEGTVKRHTTNIYAKLHATSRIDAVRKVVRLRLLET; from the coding sequence ATGACCCGGACAGTGGTGCTCGCCGATGACCACGCTCTCTTCCGCAAGGGGGTGCGCGCCCTCATCGAACGCGACTTCGACGTCGTGGGTGAAGCGAGCGACGGGGACGCCGCGATCAGACTCGCAGTGGACACCGCACCCGACGTCCTGCTGCTGGACGTCGAGATGCCCGGGCCGCCGCCCGAGCAGACCATCAGCACCGTCCGACGCCGATCGCCGAAGACGGCTGTCATCATCCTCACCATGCACACCGACGCCGTCCTCCAGCGCCAGCTCGCCCGCGCGGGCGCATCGGCCTTCGCGGACAAGAGCATCAGCGAGGACGCACTCCACCGCCTCATCGCCACCGCACTACCTCACGCGGCCTCCCCGCCGGACGAGGGGCTACAGAAGAGCCCACCGGATCGCGTTCTCACGGAACGGGAATTGGAAGTCATCAGGATGATCGCGCAGGCGTACACCAACCGCGAGATCAGCAAACGCCTCAACATCACCGAAGGCACCGTCAAAAGGCACACGACCAACATCTACGCGAAACTCCACGCCACATCGCGGATCGACGCCGTGCGGAAAGTCGTCCGCCTGCGCCTGCTGGAGACGTGA